Proteins co-encoded in one Leptodactylus fuscus isolate aLepFus1 chromosome 4, aLepFus1.hap2, whole genome shotgun sequence genomic window:
- the MIOS gene encoding GATOR2 complex protein MIOS codes for MSGSKPDILWAPHHVDRFVVCDSELILYHIESRANDNSELKAGSLRLSEETTATLLAINSDTPYMKCVAWYPKYDPECLLAVGQANGRVVLTSLGQDHNSKCKDLIGKEFVPKHARQCNTLAWNPLDSNWLAAGLDKHRADFSVSIWDISSKYAPDITVPMEKVRLSTGDNETSLVVTKPLYELGQNDACLSLCWLPRDQKLLLAGMHRNLAIFDLRNTNQKIFVNTKAVQGVTVDPHFHDRVASFFEGQVAIWDLRKFEKPVLTLTEQPKPLSKVAWCPTRTGLLATLTRDSNIIRLYDMQHTPTPIGDETEPTIIERSVQPCDNYIASFAWHPTSQNRMVVVTPNRTMSDFTVFERISLAWSPNTSLMWACSRQLYECTEEGKDSSLERDIATKMRLRALSRYGLDTEQVWRNHLLAGNEDPQLKSLWYTLHFMKQYAEDIDQKSSSNKGSLVYAGIKAIVKSSLGATESVRSSWSGSDRQADAVHYVSEERSLALQLCGWRKKGSDTDIGPFLNSLEQEGEWERAAAIALFNLDIRRAIQILNKGASTGKGDLNLNVVAMALSGYTDEKNSLWREMCSSLRNQLSNPYLAVMFAFLTSEPGSYDTVLFECTMAVRDRVAFACLFLNDAQLIKYIDKLTQDMKDVGNLEGIVLTGLTKDGVDLIESYVDRTGDVQTASYCMLQGSPSDVLKDERVQYWIENYRNLLDAWRFWHKRAEFDIHRSKLDPSSKPLAQVFVSCNFCGKSISYSCSSVPHQGRGFSQYGVSGSPTKSKFTSCPGCRKPLPRCALCLINMGNPVSSSPGASKSDEKVDLSKEKKVAQFNNWFTWCHNCRHGGHAGHMMSWFRDHTECPVSACSCKCMQLDTTGNLIPAETAQA; via the exons ATGAGTGGGTCTAAGCCGGACATCCTGTGGGCCCCCCATCACGTGGACCGGTTTGTGGTGTGCGACTCTGAGCTCATCCTCTATCACATTGAATCCAGGGCCAATGACAACTCTGAGCTGAAGGCCGGATCGTTACGACTCTCAGAAGAGACCACCGCCACCCTCCTGGCCATAAACTCTGATACCCCTTATATGAAATGCGTTGCTTGGTATCCAAAATATGACCCCGAATGCCTCTTGGCCGTGGGCCAGGCTAACGGCAGGGTAGTACTGACCAGCCTGGGCCAAGACCACAACTCTAAATGCAAAGATCTGATTGGTAAGGAGTTTGTCCCCAAACACGCCCGGCAGTGCAACACCCTTGCCTGGAACCCCCTGGATAGCAATTGGCTGGCGGCGGGCTTGGACAAGCACAGGGCTGACTTCTCGGTATCGATTTGGGATATCAGCAGTAAGTACGCCCCTGACATCACCGTCCCCATGGAGAAGGTCCGCCTTTCGACTGGTGACAACGAAACGAGCTTGGTGGTGACGAAACCGCTGTATGAGCTGGGCCAGAATGACGCCTGTCTATCCCTCTGCTGGCTTCCTAGGGACCAGAAGCTCCTGCTGGCCGGGATGCATCGTAACCTGGCCATATTTGACCTTCGAAACACCAACCAGAAAATCTTTGTCAACACCAAAGCGGTGCAAGGCGTGACGGTGGACCCCCACTTCCACGACAGGGTGGCCTCTTTCTTTGAAGGCCAAGTGGCCATCTGGGACCTTCGAAAGTTTGAGAAGCCGGTGCTGACTCTTACCGAGCAGCCAAAGCCGTTGAGCAAAGTAGCCTGGTGCCCGACACGGACGGGGTTACTCGCCACCTTAACCCGGGACAGTAATATAATCCGCCTGTACGATATGCAGCACACCCCCACACCCATCGGGGACGAAACGGAGCCCACCATCATCGAAAGGAGCGTCCAGCCCTGCGATAACTACATCGCCTCCTTCGCGTGGCACCCCACCAGTCAGAACCGGATGGTAGTAGTCACCCCCAACAGGACCATGTCAGATTTCACTGTGTTCGAGCGCATTTCTCTGGCCTGGAGCCCTAACACGTCGCTGATGTGGGCGTGCAGCCGACAGCTCTATGAATGTACGGAGGAAGGGAAGGACAGCTCTCTAGAGAGGGACATCGCCACCAAGATGAGGCTCCGGGCCTTGTCACGCTACGGCCTGGACACGGAGCAGGTCTGGAGGAACCACCTGCTGGCGGGCAATGAAGACCCTCAGCTCAAGTCTCTGTGGTACACCTTGCACT TTATGAAGCAGTACGCCGAAGACATCGACCAGAAATCTTCAAGTAACAAAGGGTCGCTGGTTTATGCCGGGATCAAGGCAATTGTGAAATCCTCATTGG GGGCGACGGAGAGTGTCCGGAGTAGCTGGAGCGGCTCTGACCGCCAGGCGGACGCGGTCCATTACGTCAGCGAGGAGCGCAGTTTGGCGCTGCAGCTTTGCGGCTGGAGAAAGAAAGGGTCGGACACAGATATCGGACCGTTCCTGAACTCGCTGGAACAGGAAGGCGAATGGGAGAGAGCGGCGGCCATCGCGTTGTTTAACCTGGATATCCGTCGGGCCATCCAGATCCTGAATAAGGGGGCGTCCACTGGGAAAG GCGATCTGAATCTCAACGTTGTAGCGATGGCGCTTTCTGGATACACAGATGAAAAGAATTCCCTGTGGAGAGAAATGTGCAGCTCCCTGCGAAACCAGCTGAGTAACCCTTACCTCGCCGTCATGTTTGCGTTCCTCACCAGTGAACCCGGCAGCTATGACACCGTTCTG TTTGAATGCACTATGGCCGTGAGGGATCGGGTGGCCTTCGCCTGCTTGTTCCTAAATGACGCTCAG CTAATAAAATACATTGACAAGCTGACTCAGGACATGAAGGACGTCGGGAACCTTGAGGGGATCGTCCTGACCGGGCTGACGAAGGACGGCGTGGACCTGATCGAGAGTTATGTGGATAGGACAGGTGACGTTCAGACGGCCAGTTACTGCATGCTGCAG GGATCCCCGTCTGATGTTCTGAAGGACGAGCGGGTCCAGTACTGGATAGAAAACTACAGGAACCTGCTGGATGCATGGAGGTTCTGGCATAAGAGAGCCGAATTCGATATTCATCGGAGTAAACTGGATCCCAGCTCCAAACCTCTTGCCCAG GTATTTGTGAGCTGTAATTTCTGTGGGAAATCCATCTCGTACAGCTGCTCCTCCGTACCGCACCAGGGCCGAGGATTCAGTCAGTATGGAGTCAGCGGATCGCCAACCAAGTCAAAGTTCACCAGCTGCCCCGGCTGCCGGAAGCCTCTTCCCCGCTGCGCCCTGTGTCTTATTAACATGGGAAACCCGGTCTCTAGCAGTCCAG GAGCGTCCAAGTCTGACGAGAAGGTCGACCTCAGCAAGGAGAAGAAAGTGGCGCAGTTCAACAACTGGTTCACCTGGTGTCACAACTGTCGGCATGGCGGTCACGCCGGGCACATGATGAGTTGGttcag AGATCACACGGAGTGCCCGGTTTCGGCCTGCTCCTGTAAGTGTATGCAGCTGGATACAACGGGCAACCTAATACCTGCAGAGACTGCACAGGCCTGA